A DNA window from Streptomyces canus contains the following coding sequences:
- the tyrS gene encoding tyrosine--tRNA ligase produces the protein MSRLSESVTRVMHILDGADLGADYTAAQLLSETTARRSLDLSDLSPEEQAALVEGRANHLIPSAAVLAGKIEAAQAAGRPFVVKYGIDPTSPDVHLGHAVPIIIASRFQRMGHHVVFIIGDVTAKIGDPSGRSSDRPPLTDEDIARNLSGYQQQVTPFIDFERADLRFNGEWLNKVTLPELVGVLARVPVSMSLQREDFRTRLADGHGLSVAEFVYSVVMAWDSVAIDADVELGGVDQLLNLQMCRKVMEISEQDPEVVITTPLIEGTDGTGTKMSKSKGNYVGLTASPDDVYGRLMSIPDHLTEPYLQLLTEWTDDEIRVITKRLEEGTAHPMAIKRILAGEVVAALHGLDAAAAARAEFTARFSKRSFADTQNLPVVSLKDHAEDTLGALISRTLDFAPSISAVRRVAQQKGLRLILEADGEQAPTPLTEASVQQTLGEVVSEVGALEGAELYLKVGRKVARIDV, from the coding sequence ATGAGCCGTTTGAGCGAGTCTGTCACCCGTGTCATGCACATCCTCGATGGGGCGGACCTGGGCGCGGACTATACGGCCGCGCAGCTGCTCAGCGAGACGACGGCACGGCGCTCCCTGGACCTCTCCGACCTCTCCCCCGAGGAGCAGGCCGCACTGGTCGAGGGGCGTGCGAACCACCTGATCCCTTCGGCTGCGGTGCTCGCCGGGAAGATCGAAGCCGCACAGGCCGCCGGACGCCCGTTCGTCGTCAAGTACGGCATCGACCCGACCTCGCCTGACGTCCACCTGGGCCACGCGGTACCGATCATCATCGCCAGCCGGTTCCAGCGGATGGGCCACCACGTCGTCTTCATCATCGGCGACGTGACGGCCAAGATCGGTGACCCGTCGGGACGGTCCTCGGATCGACCGCCGCTCACCGACGAGGACATCGCCCGCAACCTGAGTGGCTACCAGCAGCAGGTCACGCCGTTCATCGATTTCGAGCGTGCCGACCTGCGCTTCAACGGCGAGTGGCTGAACAAGGTCACCCTGCCGGAGCTCGTCGGGGTTCTTGCCCGGGTACCGGTCTCCATGTCGCTCCAGCGCGAGGACTTCCGCACCCGGCTTGCCGATGGCCATGGGCTGTCCGTCGCCGAGTTCGTCTACTCCGTCGTCATGGCCTGGGACTCCGTGGCCATCGACGCCGATGTCGAACTCGGCGGTGTGGACCAGCTGTTGAACCTCCAGATGTGCCGCAAGGTCATGGAGATCTCGGAGCAGGACCCCGAGGTCGTCATCACCACCCCGCTCATCGAGGGCACCGACGGCACGGGCACCAAGATGAGCAAGAGCAAGGGGAACTACGTGGGCCTGACGGCGTCGCCTGATGACGTCTACGGCCGGCTGATGTCCATCCCCGACCACCTGACCGAGCCGTACCTCCAGCTGCTCACCGAGTGGACGGACGACGAGATCCGCGTGATCACCAAGCGTCTGGAGGAGGGGACCGCGCACCCGATGGCGATCAAGCGCATCCTCGCCGGCGAGGTGGTGGCCGCTCTCCACGGCCTGGACGCTGCTGCCGCCGCTCGCGCGGAGTTCACGGCGCGCTTCTCCAAGCGCTCTTTCGCGGACACCCAGAACCTCCCCGTCGTCTCCCTGAAGGACCACGCCGAGGACACGCTCGGGGCGCTGATCAGCCGCACGCTGGACTTCGCTCCCAGCATTTCCGCCGTGCGCCGTGTGGCTCAGCAGAAGGGCCTCCGTCTGATCCTTGAGGCGGACGGAGAGCAGGCACCTACGCCGCTCACCGAGGCGTCCGTGCAGCAGACGCTCGGTGAGGTCGTGAGCGAGGTTGGGGCACTCGAAGGTGCCGAGCTGTACCTCAAGGTCGGCCGTAAGGTCGCCCGCATCGACGTCTGA
- a CDS encoding glycosyltransferase family 2 protein → MSALPRISCVILCHNYGRYLDQAITSCLEQEPGNFVLHEIIVIDDGSNDETEEVCRRHEKNVKVIRRSQQGFGQTLTDAFLLSTGDWVAPLDADDWFHPSKLRTCAEAMTGETLFIEHWENVVDSNGNPKLKDPHPGGNTSTLVVHRQAALSLLPVSNEIFFHALREAGRGAVLQDPLTFYRVHSHSMTDRSTPGLSQDYRAEVCLGLSDRLRMMYGDPPTWATTRQLRGISQHFRALASGHRVESALQRKEHLPAMIFLPGMLIATLRARDPIAPWLRSLSSAIAGRPLVQLSTAQGERAQP, encoded by the coding sequence GTGAGCGCCCTTCCGCGTATTTCGTGCGTGATCCTGTGCCACAACTACGGCCGATATCTCGACCAGGCCATAACAAGCTGTCTGGAACAGGAGCCTGGAAACTTCGTCCTTCACGAAATCATCGTCATTGACGACGGATCCAACGACGAAACTGAGGAGGTATGCCGTCGCCACGAAAAGAACGTCAAGGTCATCCGGAGGAGCCAGCAAGGTTTCGGCCAAACCTTGACCGACGCTTTTCTCCTCAGCACAGGCGACTGGGTGGCTCCGCTCGACGCCGATGACTGGTTCCACCCATCGAAGCTCCGTACGTGCGCCGAGGCGATGACGGGTGAAACGCTGTTCATCGAGCACTGGGAGAACGTCGTCGACTCCAACGGAAACCCCAAGCTGAAAGACCCGCACCCGGGCGGAAACACGAGCACGTTGGTGGTCCATCGCCAGGCTGCTCTCAGCCTCCTGCCGGTGAGCAACGAGATCTTCTTCCACGCGCTGCGCGAGGCCGGCCGCGGCGCCGTCCTCCAGGACCCGTTGACCTTCTATCGGGTCCACTCGCACAGCATGACCGACCGAAGTACGCCCGGCCTGTCGCAGGACTATCGGGCCGAGGTGTGTCTGGGGCTCTCGGATCGTCTCCGCATGATGTACGGGGACCCTCCCACCTGGGCGACCACTCGCCAGCTCAGGGGGATCTCCCAGCATTTCCGCGCACTCGCTTCCGGGCACAGAGTGGAATCCGCCCTGCAGCGAAAGGAGCACCTGCCCGCCATGATCTTCCTTCCGGGGATGCTCATCGCCACGCTCCGAGCCCGAGACCCAATAGCCCCGTGGCTCCGGTCCCTCTCCAGTGCGATCGCGGGCCGGCCGCTGGTACAGCTCTCGACAGCCCAAGGAGAGCGGGCTCAACCGTGA
- a CDS encoding class I SAM-dependent methyltransferase → MHADTTTTSQPLTGPDAPQPPALSESSQPIGGPETFFIRRGYRSRSEVEYFLDETDDTVTWQPDVYPYAAERAKELGRDVVIDIGCGQAGKLASLAAEHPDWTFVGVDFGDNLRWCHDNHPFGQWVEADLESAERLPLDPDLVRRSVVICSDVIEHLVDPAPALSLILGLLREGSAAAVLSTPARECRSGYDTPGPPRNPSHVREWASDEFQALLRASGFEIHYAGLTRSDDASNGLSTQLLLVGVGGTEVGER, encoded by the coding sequence GTGCACGCGGACACCACGACCACATCACAGCCCCTGACCGGCCCCGATGCCCCGCAGCCCCCGGCCCTCTCCGAGTCCTCGCAGCCGATAGGCGGCCCCGAGACCTTCTTCATTCGCCGCGGCTATCGCAGCCGGAGCGAGGTCGAGTACTTCCTTGACGAGACGGACGACACCGTCACCTGGCAGCCCGACGTGTACCCCTACGCCGCCGAACGGGCCAAGGAGCTCGGCCGTGACGTCGTGATCGACATCGGCTGCGGGCAGGCAGGCAAGCTGGCCTCGCTCGCCGCCGAGCACCCCGACTGGACCTTCGTCGGCGTGGACTTCGGGGACAACCTGCGCTGGTGCCACGACAACCACCCCTTCGGACAGTGGGTGGAGGCGGACCTCGAATCGGCAGAGCGGCTGCCGCTCGACCCGGACCTCGTCCGCCGGTCCGTGGTGATCTGCTCCGACGTGATCGAGCACCTGGTGGACCCGGCTCCGGCTCTGTCCCTCATCCTGGGCCTGCTGCGGGAGGGCAGCGCCGCTGCCGTCCTGTCCACGCCGGCCCGTGAGTGCCGCAGCGGCTACGACACTCCTGGACCGCCGCGCAACCCCAGCCATGTTCGGGAGTGGGCAAGCGACGAGTTCCAGGCGCTGCTGCGGGCGTCCGGATTCGAGATCCACTACGCGGGCCTCACCCGAAGCGACGACGCCTCCAACGGTCTGTCCACCCAGCTGCTCCTCGTCGGGGTGGGAGGGACGGAGGTGGGAGAACGGTGA